In Vanrija pseudolonga chromosome 4, complete sequence, a single window of DNA contains:
- the SPBC3E7.11c gene encoding putative J domain-containing protein codes for MSTIVDARPRGSYIPADCPDCKAQQEYVVPPTYIGNLRIRCSECKALFQHPQPRPGAGAGAKASAGTSSTSARSGPGAAGSSRRPGIGTDANPIDMAYYDVLGISATATTDEIKKSYRRLAIKLHPDKNRDDPDAEEKFKLIAVAYQVLSDPDQRKKYNEFGQKNGGGGNDAAFHDPEEVFGKMFGGDRFEDLIGSVSIGKDMKDVFQQQHEEESLNEYMIGPNGKPVLTPEAQARKTERERQQAEEKAKERKERVDKLAANLIRKISVFTEAARGADDPQVGPSFKEICRLEAEDLKDESFGVDLLHSLGRTYQSRASQHLATATFAPLGWFHGAKNTFNQVTDTVSTLRAALDLKAVFEKLQAAEQSGVSPEELRKLEEQATEQGMRVLWKGAKLEVESVVRETCDKVLSDPNVSREKRDLRAAALNLMGEAFLSVKKGEEGSDAEFVKIETAASKQRDAARAASPAKPPVSDHKQAPPAYATYESKRKQ; via the exons ATGTCGACGATTGtcgacgcccgcccgcgcggctCCTACATCCCCGCCGACTGCCCAGA CTGCAAGGCGCAGCAAGAGTATGTCGTGCCGCCCACATACATTGGCAACCTGCGTATCCGGTGCAGCGAGTGCAAGGCGCTGTTCCAGCACCCGCAGCCGAGAcctggtgccggcgccggcgccaaggcgaGCGCTGGCACGTCGTCCACGAGCGCACGCAGCGGGCcaggcgccgccggctcgtcgcgccgcccaggGATCGGCACCGACGCCAACCCGATCGACATGGCATACTACGATGTCCTGGGCATCTCGGCCACCGCGACCACGGACGAGATCAAGAAGAGCTATCGCCGCCTCGCGATCAAGCTGCACCCCGACAAG AACCGCGAtgaccccgacgccgaggaaaAG TTCAAACTCATCGCCGTGGCGTACCAGGTGCTGTCGGACCCCGACCAGAGGAAAAAGTACAACGAGTTTGGGCAGAAGAATGGAGGCGGAGGCAACGACGCGGCCTTCCACGACCCCGAGGAGGTGTTTGGCAAGATGTTTGGTGGTGACCGGTTCGAGGACCTTATCGGCAGCGTCAGCATTG GCAAGGACATGAAGGACGTgttccagcagcagcacgaggaGGAGTCTCTTAACGAGTACATGATCGGCCCGAACGGCAAGCCTGTGCTCACACCCGAGGCACAGGCGCGCAAGACGGAGCGTGAGAGacagcaggccgaggagaaggccaaggagcgcaaggagcgcgtcgacaagctcgctGCCAACCTCATCCGCAAGATCAGCGTGTTCACCGAGGCAGCACGCGGTGCCGATGACCCGCAGGTCGGCCCGTCATTCAAGGAGATCTGTCGTCTCGAAgccgaggacctcaaggACGAGAGCTTTGGTGTCGACCTGCTTCACTCGCTCGGCAGGACGTAccagtcgcgcgcgtcgcagcACCTCGCGACAGCGACGTTTGCGCCTCTGGGCTGGTTCCACGGCGCCAAGAACACGTTCAACCAGGTGACGGACACGGTgtcgacgctgcgcgcggcgctggaccTCAAGGCCGTGTTTGAAAAGCTGCAGGCGGCCGAGCAGTCTGGTGTGTCGCCCGAGGAGctccgcaagctcgaggaaCAGGCGACCGAGCAGGGTATGCGCGTGCTGTGGAAGGGCGCaaagctcgaggtcgagagcgTGGTGCGCGAGACGTGCGACAAGGTGCTCTCTGATCCCAACGTGTCGCGCGAGAAGAGGGATttacgcgccgccgccctcaacCTCATGGGTGAGGCCTTCCTGTCTgtcaagaagggcgaggagggctccgacgccgagtttGTCAAGATTGAGACGGCAGCGTccaagcagcgcgacgcggcccGCGCTGCCTCGCCCGCCAAGCCCCCAGTGTCCGACCACAAGCAGGCGCCACCAGCGTACGCGACAT ATGAGAGCAAACGCAAGCAATAG
- the Rbbp5 gene encoding Retinoblastoma-binding protein 5, whose amino-acid sequence MQQLLNPFAQKYPEAVDATLSSQATSVRFNPSGPFAGHYLAAGGSDGLVEIWDVDTRGVVRVLEGHVKAVAGLSWSRNNRYLLSASLDGTAIVWDLAALTPLLRPRTRVKPTSTARRRTIRFDAPLVTASFHPRNSNVILATLACNEAVLVDLRPGGGQFVLEDVMDGDAEEDDGAKRKSSISCATWSPCGGRIYAGTTSGVVLILDPVSRLVQARIRVGTSGIRQLAFDASGRGLVLSSSDRALRVLNVSPATGALAPIHRFQDLVNRTPWHAIGFSGDGDFVMGGGGHKMTHNVFVWDRDSGVLVKVLEGPKEPLVDCDWHPTRPVIASVANSGDIHVFQTAQPDNWAAFAAGFEELEENVEYDEREDEFDIEDEDDIARKKDAAEDEVIDVLTVQADYPRRPDPAIVAVPNGDAVAVAAADADQPESEEAGAARMLAAAAEWADADPDDDTWDGFYLSLNLLEEVVDDEDTS is encoded by the exons ATGCAGCAGCTATTAA ATCCCTTCGCCCAGAAATAccccgaggcggtcgacgcgaccCTCTCGTCGCAGGCGACGTCGGTGCGCTTCAACCCGTCCGGCCCGTTCGCGGGGCACTACCTCGCCGCTGGGGGCTCggacgggctcgtcgagATCTGGGACGTGGACACGCGTGGTGTGGTCCGCGTGCTTGAGGGGCATgtcaaggccgtcgcggGATTGAG TTGGTCGCGCAACAACCGATACCTCCTCagcgcgtcgctcgacggcaCAGCCATCGTGTGGgacctcgctgcgctcaCCCCGCTTCTGCGACCGCGGACCCGCGTCaagccgacctcgacggccagGAGACGCACAATACGcttcgacgcgccgctcgtcacTGCGTCCTTCCACCCGCGCAACTCGAACGTCAtcctcgcgacgctcgcgtGCAACGAGGCCGTGCTGGTTGACTTGCGGCCGGGCGGGGGTCAGTTTGTGCTCGAGGATGTGATGGAcggggacgccgaggaggatgacgggGCGAAGCGCAA GTCGTCGATATCCTGCGCGACGTGGTCGCCGTGTGGTGGGCGAATCTACGCCGGCACAACCTCGGGCGTGGTACTGATTCTCGACCCCGTGAGCCGGCTGGTGCAGGCGCGCATCCGCGTCGGGACGAGTGGCATCCGACAGCTCGCATTCGACGCGAGCGGACGCGGGCTGGTGCTGAGCAGCTCTGaccgcgcgctgcgcgtgctcaaCGTGTCGCCCGCGACGGGGGCACTCGCCCCGATCCACCGCTTCCAGGACCTGGTGAACCGCACGCCGTGGCATGCGATCGGCTtctcgggcgacggcgactttgTCATGGGTGGCGGAGGGCACAAGATGACGCACAACGTGTTCGTGTGGGACCGCGACTCGGGCGTGCTcgtcaaggtgctcgaggggCCCAAGGAGCCGCTCGTGGACTGTGAT tgGCACCCGACCCGCCCAGTCATCGCGTCCGTGGCCAACTCTGGCGACATTCACGTCTTCCAGACGGCGCAGCCGGATAACTGGGCTGCCTTCGCGGCCGGCTTTGAAGAGCTCGAAGAGAATGTCGAgtacgacgagcgcgaggacgagtttgacatt gaagacgaggacgacattgCACGGAAAAAGGACGCggcagaggacgaggtcaTCGACGTGCTCACCGTCCAGGCCGACTACCCCCGCCGGCCTGACCCCGCGATCGTCGCGGTTCCGAATGGCGacgcagtggcagtggccgctgccgacgccgaccagcccGAGAGCGAAGAGGCTGGTGCCGCCCGcatgctcgccgccgcggcagagTGGGCAGACGCAGACCCAGACGACGATACCTGGGACGGCTTCTACCTCTCGCTcaacctgctcgaggaggtcgtcgacgacgaggacacgagCTAG
- the SPAPYUK71.03c gene encoding putative protein: protein MASEPKVTDYAQSNGAGAGNVNPNNANPSAIPSKDKAAIANAVASDAAQGQPVHVFNPDAAPEEKAAAAKKGGFIGSAAKGVFGAPKALGKGVVNVGQGVTKGVVNVGKEGVGAVGNVGKGVVDVTGKVAKGAVDVTGSVAGGVIDVGTGVVGAGVGAIGAGASGVKNIVGNVPGMGALKDDKANTARAVGIDTSSAGAPVPTVTIEDAEKTTVAAAKPPTEADIPGTIPMTVLPGVPDWMPIGWKQVAGIEGRGVPDAKTAEQLDILSNFLSDQYYGQWYHNAGVIVFAVVATRLITALRLSWAWVAIILAICATFYTISIKRTRVRARDDIQRELVKTRLITETESADWLNGFLDRFWLIYEPVLSATIVGSVDAALVASTPGFLDSIRLTTFTLGNKAPRIDYVRTFPKTPDDVVVMDWALSFTPNDIQDITPRQAAKRINPKIVLTVRVGKGVVSAGMPIMVEDINFSGKMRIKLQLMTAFPHVQRVEMSFLEEPMFDFVLKPIGGETFGFDIASMPGLAPFIRSQVHGALRPMMYDPNVFTLDLEQMLAGAPLDAASGVVKVTILDGKGFTASKLGGGAPDPYVSVALGAKPPVARTKIVNSTTTPTFNETQFILIQSLNDILNFNVFDYNEHRPDSLLGTASQELKVLGEDAEQEGIVGHVLAGGKEKGQLRYDLSYFPVLQPTKRPDGTFDPPPESNTGIARITVHGAKDFDKSGDINSVAQVYLGNSKTAVLTTDTAKKTNNPAWEAHTEFLVSDKNASVITVNVSDSKTQSNLGRVSVKLMDIIASKEKGNDWFPLAGTRAGKIRLSADFRPVAMAGAIDSAAAYTAPIGILRLWIKNAQDVKNVELGGKSDPYVRVQTNNKTLARTEVQNNNLNPEWDQIVYVPVHSLRQRFSLELMDYENVGKDRSLGYVELNVADCAEPNPEDQEWPYKSTGHLTRSDKIFLGKANQYKGTLNYEVDFKPAISLRGGVSFDAKKNEVEVAAEQKKAKEAANGAASAKAAAPANGAAPAAGAAPANGAAPAAGAVAGAVAGAVAGAAAGAVAGATGTTPPSAGAVAPSAGAVAPAPSKSDPAPTATEPVAPAAKDVAKAAEDPTKANAPATKAGDAKAGEEQTAADDPEVGVELTTQQLLTYQSGIIVFQVIGGNLARKGALEIMLDDGYWPVYTSDKARSTRAAWDQVGEGFVRELDFGRVWLRINANDPDQKEDVVGEVQMETKEFLETALNDKAEFILTGADGSRSSVMLSARYLPVNIKLEPRESINDQGLLKVTVVGGKNLAAADRSGKSDPNITFLLNGLKVFKSQTVKKTLNPVWNESFDTVVPSRVRAKFQYEVADWNQVGSSEPLGNGLVDLAQLEPFELLPLDLPVILNGKPAGTIQLKLLFTPQIIARTRGKTSTFSSAGRTVTNIGGAALGAPVAVGKGVLQGVGAVGGGVVAGGGAVVSGVGHGVGAIIHAPGKLFGRKKGTDVQANVAPTSLADENPTMSGYQVPQQNQRSTATAGQVSAPAGVIDQGLPGSDATTLPAGEGQAPTEPGMLTVAVLSAKDIKPAGSHSASSLKPYVQLKVGSKSYKTDNQKGTDVEFNETFNFNINPGTNTFSLAVFDKHSLGKDVELGNGEVEIWRHVQPAIPTADVLVELKDGGGLVKLRLDWQASVGSKGGLARNRSRTPSVSSKNGELGTPRTGRFALTPKKEPSS from the exons atggccaGTGAGCCAAAGGTAACCGACTATGCCCAATCCAATGGAGCTGGAGCGGGCAATGTCAACCCCAATAACGCCAACCCATCGGCGATTCCGTCCAAGGACAAGGCTGCCATCGCCAACGCTGTAGCCAGCGATGCCGCCCAGGGCCAGCCCGTCCAT GTCTTCAACCCCGACGCAGCtcccgaggagaaggccgcaGCCGCCAAGAAAGGCGGCTTCATCGGAAGCGCAGCCAAGGGTGTCTTTGGCGCTCCCAAGGCCCTCGGCAAGGGTGTTGTCAACGTTGGCCAGGGCGTCACCAAAGGTGTCGTCAACGTCGGCAAGGaaggcgtcggcgccgttggcaACGTTGGCAAGGGTGTTGTTGATGTGACCGGCAAGGTTGCCAAGGGCGCCGTTGACGTAACCGGTTccgtcgctggcggcgttATTGATGTCGGCACTGGTGTTGTCGGCGCTGGTGTTGGCGCCATTGGCGCGGGTGCCAGCGGTGTCAAGAACATTGTCGGCAACGTCCCTGGCATGGGCGCCctcaaggacgacaaggccaacACGGCGCGTG CTGTTGGCATCGACACCTCGTCCGCTGGAGCTCCGGTTCCTACGGTCACGATCGAGGACGCTGAGAAGACCACGGTCGCCGCGGCGAAGCCCCCAACCGAG GCCGACATCCCCGGCACGATCCCCATGACTGTCCTTCCAGGAGTCCCTGACTGG ATGCCCATCGGCTGGAAGCAGGTCGCTGGCATTGAGGGCCGAGGCGTTCCCGACGCCAAGACGGCTGAGCAGCTCGACATCCTGTCCAACTTCCT GAGCGACCAGTACTACGGACAGTGGTACCACAATGCTGGTGTT ATTGTTTTCGCTGTCGTTGCGACGCGCCTCATCACCGCCCTTCGCTTGAGTTGGGCCTGGGTGGCCATTATTCTGGCTATTTGCGCGACCTTCTACACCATCTCCATTAAGCGCACTCGCGTTCGTGCCCGCGACGACATTCAGCGTGAGCTCGTCAAGACCCGTCTCATCACCGAGACTGAGAGCGCCGACTGGCTCAACGGCTTCCTCGACCGTTTCTGGTTGATCTACGAGCCTGTCCTCTCTGCCACCATTGTTGGATCGGTCGATGCCGCCCTTGTTGCGAGCACTCCCGGCTTCCTTGACAGCATCCGCCTCACAACCTTCACTCTTGGTAACAAGGCTCCTCGCATCGACTACGTCCGTACGTTCCCCAAGACGCCCGACGATGTTGTCGTGATGGACTGGGCTCTCTCCTTCACGCCCAACGACATTCAGGACATCACTCCTcgccaggccgccaagcgcaTCAACCCCAAGATTGTCCTCACCGTTCGTGTCGGCAAGGGTGTTGTGTCGGCTGGTATGCCCATCATGGTGGAGGACATCAACTTCTCGGGCAAGATGCG TATCAAGCTCCAGCTCATGACTGCTTTCCCCCAtgtccagcgcgtcgagatgAGCTTCCTTGAGGAGCCCATGTTCGACTTCGTTCTCAAGCCCATCGGTGGTGAGACGTTCGGCTTCGACATTGCCAGCATGCCCGGTCTCGCTCCTTTTATCCGCTCGCAGGTCCACGGTGCTCTCCGCCCTATGATGTACGACCCCAACGTCTTCactctcgacctcgagcagatGCTTGCCGGTGCGCCACTGGACGCTGCCTCAGGTGTCGTCAAGGTCACGATTCTCGACGGAAAGGGCTTCACCGCTTCCAAGCTTGGTGGAGGCGCCCCGGACCCGTATGTCAGCGTTGCCCTTGGTGCTAAGCCTCCTGTGGCTCGCACCAAGATTGTCAACTCTACCACGACCCCGACTTTCAATGAGACCCAGTTCATCCTGATCCAGTCGCTCAACGATATCCTCAACTTCAACGTCTTCGACTACAACGAGCACCGTCCCGACTCTCTTCTTGGCACCGCTTCGCAGGAGCTCAAGGTcctgggcgaggacgccgagcaggagggAATTGTGGGCcacgtgctcgccggcggcaaggagaagggTCAGCTCCGCTACGACCTGTCCTACTTCCCCGTCTTGCAGCCCACCAAGAGGCCTGATGGCACCTTTGACCCTCCCCCCGAGAGCAACACCGGCATTGCGCGTATCACTGTCCACGGAGCCAAGGACTTTGACAAGAGCGGCGACATCAACTCGGTTGCCCAGGTCTACCTTGGTAACAGCAAGACTGCTGTTCTTACCACGGATACCGCCAAGAAGACCAACAACCCTGCTTGGGAGGCTCACACTGAGTTCCTCGTGTCGGACAAGAACGCTAGCGTCATCACCGTCAATGTCTCGGACAGCAAGACTCAGTCCAACCTGGGCCGTGTCTCTGTCAAGCTGATGGATATCATTGCCAGCAAGGAGAAGGGCAACGATTGGTTCCCCCTCGCGGGCACCAGAGCCGGCAAGATTCGTCTCTCGGCCGACTTCCGCCCCGTGGCTATGGCTGGTGCTATCGACAGCGCCGCAGCGTACACTGCCCCGATCGGTATCCTCCGCCTGTGGATCAAGAACGCTCAGGATGTGAAGaacgtcgagcttggcggcaaGAGTGACCCATACGTCCGGGTCCAGACCAACAACAAGACCCTTGCTCGTACAGAGGTGCAGAACAACAACCTCAACCCTGAGTGGGACCAGATTGTCTATGTGCCTGTTCACAGCCTCCGCCAGCGCTTCTCCCTCGAGCTCATGGACTACGAGAATGTCGGCAAGGACCGCAGCCTCGGTTACGTCGAGCTCAATGTCGCCGACTGCGCAGAGCCCAACCCTGAGGACCAGGAGTGGCCCTACAAGTCGACTGGCCATCTTACTCGCTCTGACAAGATCTTCTTGGGCAAAGCCAACCAGTACAAGGGAACTCTCAACTACGAAGTTGACTTCAAGCCCGCCATCTCCCTCCGTGGCGGTGTCTCGTTTGATGCCAAGAAgaacgaggtcgaggtcgctgccgagcagaagaaggccaaggaggccgccaACGGCGCTGCTTCTGCCAAGGCCGCTGCTCCCGCCAATGGCGCCGCCCCtgctgccggcgctgccCCCGCCAACGGTGCCgcacctgctgctggcgctgttGCTGGCGCTGTTGCCGGCGCTgtggctggcgctgctgccggcgcggTTGCCGGCGCCACTGGAACGACGCCGCCTTCCGCTGGCGCTGTTGCACCTTCCGCTGGCGCCGTTGCACCGGCTCCATCCAAGAGCGACCCAGCTCCCACTGCCACCGAACCCGTCGCTCCCGCAGCCAAGGACGTGGCCAAGGCAGCTGAGGACCCGACCAAGGCCAATGCCCCTGCCACCAAGGCAGGCGACGccaaggcgggcgaggagcaaaccgccgccgacgaccccgaAGTCGGCGTTGAGTTGACCACGCAGCAGCTCCTGACGTACC AGTCTGGTATCATCGTCTTCCAGGTCATCGGTGGCAACTTAGCCCGCAAGGGTGCTCTCGAGATCATGCTCGACGATGGCTACTGGCCTGTGTACACGTCCGACAAGGCCCGCAGCACCCGCGCTGCTTGGGACCAGGTTGGCGAGGGCTTTGTTCGTGAACTCGACTTTGGCCGTGTTTGGCTTCGCATCAACGCCAACGACCCCGACCAGAAGGAGGAcgttgtcggcgaggtccAGATGGAGACAAAGGAGTTCCTGGAGACTGCTCTTAacgacaaggccgagttTATTctcaccggcgccgatggCTCGCGTTCTTCCGTCATGTTGAGCGCCCGCTACCTCCCGGTGAACATTAAGCTGGAGCCTCGCGAGTCGATCAACGACCAGGGCCTCCTGAAGGTCACTGTTGTTGGCGGCAAGaacctcgctgctgccgaccGCAGCGGCAAGTCTGACCCCAACATCACCTTCCTGCTCAACGGCCTCAAGGTCTTCAAGTCGCAGACGGTGAAGAAGACGCTCAACCCTGTGTGGAATGAGTCGTTCGACACGGTTGTCCCGTCCCGCGTTCGCGCCAAGTTCCAGTATGAGGTCGCCGACTGGAACCAGGTTGGAAGCTCAGAGCCTCTTGGCAACGGTCTTGTGGACCTTGCCCAGCTTGAGCCGTTCGAGCTCCTCCCTCTTGACCTTCCTGTGATTCTCAACGGAAAGCCTGCCGGTACCATTCAGCTCAAGCTCCTCTTCACGCCGCAGATCATTGCTCGCACGAGAGGCAAGACAAGCACGTTCTCGAGCGCTGGAAGAACCGTTACCAACATTGGCGGTGCCGCCCTCGGTGCCCCTGTGGCTGTCGGAAAGGGCGTCCTCCAGGGTGTCGGAGCTGttggcggtggtgtcgtcgccggAGGTGGTGCCGTTGTTTCAGGTGTCGGTCACGGTGTCGGTGCTATTATCCACGCTCCCGGCAAGCTCTTTGGCAGAAAGAAGGGCACCGATGTCCAGGCCAATGTGGCGCCCACTTCACTGGCCGATGAGAACCCAACCATGTCGGGCTACCAGGTCCCTCAGCAAAACCAGCGCTCGACGGCCACTGCCGGCCAAGTCTCGGCTCCCGCCGGCGTGATCGACCAGGGCCTTCCTGGCTCTGATGCCACTACTCTTCCCGCCGGCGAGGGACAGGCTCCGACCGAGCCTGGCATGCTTACTGTCGCCGTCCTCAGTGCCAAGGACATTAAGCCTGCTGGTTCTcacagcgcctcgtcgctcaagCCATACGTCCAGCTCAAGGTTGGCTCCAAGTCGTACAAGACGGACAACCAGAAGGGCACCGACGTCGAGTTCAACGAGACGTTCAACTTCAACATTAATCCTGGCACCAACACGTTTAGCCTCGCCGTCTTTGACAAGCACtcgctcggcaaggacgtcgagctcggcaacggcgaggttgagatCTGGCGCCACGTTCAGCCTGCTATCCCCActgccgacgtgctcgtcgagctcaaggacggtGGTGGTCTGGTCAAGCTCCGCCTCGACTGGCAGGCCTCGGTTGGATCCAAGGGTGGGCTTGCGCGCAACCGCAGCCGGACGCCCAGTGTCAGCTCCAAAAACGGCGAGCTTGGCACCCCCCGCACTGGCAGATTCGCCCTGACGCCCAAGAAGGAGCCTAGCAGTTAA
- the qa-x gene encoding Protein QA-X gives MADKLDLDEILKFAISIARNAGKLIRDGQAKRFASDAAHEDEKQNSVDLVTEVDKAVEDFLIGKITAAYPHHKFIGEETYAGEEITDEPTWIGDPIDGTTNFIHGFPMVATSIGLTVGGVPVVGVIYNPFLDQLYSAAKGRGAFLNETVRLPLTGKAKPLNSLGEALIGVEYGSSRSTPALPAKIETFKNLTLDTKEGGKMAHSLRSLGSAALNVAYVASGGLDIYFEIGPWPWDVCAGMVLLAETGGASYGSKASTDRSGEPSAKIMASRQYLFVRNVAPREGQTTRETQAAIAKEFYDAAVVWDP, from the exons ATGGCAGACAagctcgaccttgacgagaTCCTCAAGTTTGCAATCTCCATCGCGCGCAAT GCCGGAAAGCTGATCCGTGACGGGCAGGCCAAGCGCTTCGCCTCTGATGCGGCCCACGAGGACGAAAAGCAGAACTCTGTCGAC CTCGTCACCGAGGTCGATAAGGCTGTTGAGGACTTCCTCATCGGCAAGATCACAGCTGCGTACCCGCACCACAAGTT CATCGGTGAGGAGACGTACGCTGGCGAGGAGATCACCGACGAGCCAACCTGGATTGGTGA CCCCATCGACGGCACCACCAACTTC ATCCACGGCTTCCCCATGGTGGCTACGTCCATTGGCCTGACTGTGGGCGGtgtgcccgtcgtcggcgtcatctACAACCCCTTCCTTGACCAGCTCTACTCGGCTGCCAAGGGCCGTGGCGCCTTCCTCAACGAGACTGTTCGCCTTCCCCTGAccggcaaggccaagcctctcaactcgctcggcgaggctCT GATCGGCGTCGAGTACGGCAGCTCTCGTTCGACGCCGGCTCTGCCCGCCAAGATCGAGACTTTCAAGAACCTCACTCTTGACACCAAGGAGGGCGGCAAGATGGCACATTCGCTGCGTAGCCTGGGTAGTGCAGCTCTCAATGTTGCCTATGTCGCCTCTGGTGGCCTTGACAT TTACTTTGAGATTGGC CCCTGGCCCTGGGATGTTTGT GCGGGCATGGTCCTTCtggccgagacgggcggcgcTAGCTACGGAAGCAAGGCGTCGACTGACAGGTCCGGAGAGCCCAGTGCTAAGATCATGG CGAGCCGCCAGTACCTCTTCGTCCGCAACGTCGCGCCCCGAGAG GGTCAGACGACGCGCGAAACCCAGGCTGCGATCGCAAAAGAGTTCTACGACGCGGCTGTGGTGTGGGACCCGTGA
- the RPS4 gene encoding 40S ribosomal protein S4 produces MGRGPKKHLKRLAAPSSWLLDKLGGTYAPRPSPGPHKLRESLPLTVFLRNRLKYALTGKEVTAILKQRLIKVDGKVRTDETYPAGFQDVITIERSGEHFRLLYDIKGRFTIHRITPEEASFKLLKVRRHQLGAKGVPYIVTHDGRTIRYPDPAIKVNDSVKFDFVQNKIVGHLKFEPGNVVMITGGRNMGRSGVIVHKERHLGGFDIVHVRDVLDRTFATRVGNVFVLGEGAKAQISLPKGKGVKLSIAEERDARRRKAQEA; encoded by the exons ATG GGTCGCGGTCCTAAGAAGCACCTCAAGCGCCTTGCAGCTCCCTCTTCGTGgctcctcgacaagctcggcggcaccTAC GCCCCCCGCCCGTCTCCCGGTCCCCACAAGCTCCGCGAGTCGCTTCCCCTTACCGTCTTCCTCCGCAACCGCCTGAAGTACGCTCTCACCGGCAAGGAGGTTACTGCTATCCTCAAGCAGCGCCTTATCAAGGTTGACGGCAAGGTTCGCACCGACGAGACCTACCCCGCTGGTTTCCAGG ACGTCATCACGATTGAGCGCTCGGGCGAGCACTTCCGTCTCCTTTACGACATCAAGGGCCGCTTCACCATCCACCGCATCACCCCCGAGGAGGCTTCGTTCAAGCTCCTCAAGGTCCGCCGtcaccagctcggcgccaagggTGTTCCCTACATCGTTACCCACGATGGCCGCACCATCCGTTACCCCGACCCGGCCATCAAGGTCAACGACTCGGTCAAGTTCGACTTTGTTCAGAACAAGATCGTCGGCCACCTCAAGTTCGAGCCCGGAAACGTTGTCATGATCACTGGCGGCCGTAACATGGGCCGTTCGGGTGTCATTGTCCACAAGGagcgccacctcggcggcttCGACATTGTCCACGTCCGTGACGTCCTTGACCGCACCTTCGCTACCCGCGTCGGCAACGTCTTCGttctcggcgagggcgccaaGGCCCAGATCTCCCtccccaagggcaagggagTCAAGCTCTCCAttgccgaggagcgtgacgctcgtcgtcgcaaGGCTCAGGAGGCTTAA
- the SPBC29A10.12 gene encoding Coiled-coil domain-containing protein has translation MPPNKGGNSKKEAGRARKADAEAAKQDAANKVKEAKEADKWKSGAKGTSKAELEAVKKAELAAKKAERDALLAAEEASAPTKKAAPKAGDKKKKEGTFAKSNGGIAAAFKTDDPLGLRHDEERAVPELSAVGIDQMLEALELANAKTDADAVGAKASLIERHPERRFKAAFKAYVEAEMPKLKEDHPGLRQNQMQEILYKQFQKSPDNPFNQVSVAYNASKDERVDMLNATTRAREAKYRVDND, from the exons ATGCCTCCTAACAAGGGCGGAAACTCGAAGAAGGAGGCGGGACGCGCACGCAaggcggacgccgag GCGGCCAAGCAGGACGCCGCCaacaaggtcaaggaggccaaggaggccgacaagTGGAAGTCGGGCG CCAAGGGCAcgtccaaggccgagctcgaggcggtgaagaaggccgagctcgcagcCAAGAAGGCAGAGCgggacgcgctcctcgcggccgaggaggcgtccgcgccgaccaagaaggccgccccGAAGGCGggcgacaagaagaagaaggagggcaCGTTTGCCAAGTCGAACGGCGGCATCGCGGCCGCGTTCAAGACGGACGAcccgctcggcctgcgccacgacgaggagcgtgCGGTCCCCGAGCTGagcgccgtcggcatcgaccagatgctcgaggcgctcgagctggcgaaTGCCAAGACGGATGCGGACGCTGTTGGCGCCAAG GCCAGCCTGATCGAGCGCCACCCCGAACGCCGCTTCAAGGCCGCCTTCAAGGCGtacgtcgaggccgagatgcccaagctcaaggaggac CACCCAGGCCTCCGCCAGAACCAGATGCAGGAGATCCTGTACAAGCAGTTCCAGAAGAGCCCCGACAACCCGTTCAACCAGGTCTCGGTGGCGTACAATGCGTCCaaggacgagcgcgtcgacatGCTCAatgcgacgacgcgcgcccgCGAGGCAAAGTACCGCGTCGACAACGACTAG